The following are encoded together in the Falsibacillus albus genome:
- a CDS encoding YaaC family protein produces the protein MTKHHTSWDYITNFQSASHSQKFLRKCYLRNDFTDHKMLSYKNSDSFLAYLEHGKLYIDQAEQSSIFIKPVLLFYGLINLIKACILTVDPSYPSTTAILSHGLSSRKRKKRNYFFFQDEVKIQKHGLFSHFSSYMFHVKHLEGNRMMMGDLFKHIPELDESFTFIRGESSFIPVKNQGGELLIHFHDSSNKDEWLKHLSILDKKQIVHKETENGALALTIHGPMFESKILPVRYHLFRDEYCLPRAVSNNSHLPELIIYYALLYNLSMIARYETEWWGELIKLTPNQDYPLITKFLAAAEEKIPLLIGDYLNYISFLNIEEQHKTSGN, from the coding sequence GTGACCAAACATCATACAAGTTGGGATTATATTACCAATTTCCAATCTGCTTCACATTCCCAGAAATTTCTTAGAAAATGCTATTTAAGAAATGATTTCACCGATCACAAAATGCTCAGCTATAAAAACAGCGACTCATTCCTTGCTTATTTGGAGCACGGAAAATTATATATTGATCAAGCTGAACAATCCTCCATATTCATCAAGCCCGTCTTATTATTTTACGGTTTGATCAATCTTATTAAAGCTTGTATTTTAACGGTTGATCCCAGCTATCCAAGTACGACAGCCATTTTGTCCCATGGCTTATCTTCCCGTAAAAGGAAAAAACGCAATTATTTCTTTTTCCAGGACGAAGTAAAAATACAAAAGCATGGATTATTTTCACATTTTTCTTCCTATATGTTCCACGTGAAACATTTGGAAGGAAATCGAATGATGATGGGAGATCTTTTCAAGCATATTCCGGAACTTGATGAGTCATTTACTTTCATAAGAGGGGAGAGTAGTTTTATTCCTGTAAAAAACCAGGGAGGCGAATTATTGATACATTTTCACGATTCTTCGAATAAAGATGAATGGTTGAAGCATTTATCCATTTTGGATAAAAAACAAATCGTCCACAAAGAGACTGAGAACGGAGCCCTTGCACTTACCATTCATGGGCCAATGTTCGAATCAAAGATTCTTCCTGTCCGCTATCATCTTTTCAGGGATGAATATTGTCTGCCAAGGGCTGTGTCCAACAATAGTCATTTACCCGAATTAATCATCTATTATGCATTGCTTTACAATTTAAGCATGATTGCGAGGTATGAAACGGAGTGGTGGGGTGAACTGATAAAATTGACACCGAATCAAGATTATCCTCTCATTACAAAATTCCTGGCGGCGGCTGAGGAGAAGATCCCTTTGCTCATTGGCGATTATTTAAATTATATCAGCTTTTTAAATATAGAAGAGCAGCATAAGACGAGCGGTAATTGA
- the guaB gene encoding IMP dehydrogenase, whose amino-acid sequence MWETKFAKEGLTFDDVLLMPAKSEVLPRDVDLRVELTPTLKLNIPIISAGMDTVTEAEMAISIARQGGLGVIHKNMSIEQQAEQVDKVKRSESGVITDPFFLTPEHQVFDAEHLMGKYRISGVPIVNNLEEQKLVGIITNRDLRFIQDYSIPIQEVMTKANLVTAPVGTTLLDAEKILQKYKIEKLPIVDNAGVLKGLITIKDIEKVIEFPNSAKDEHGRLLVGAAVGVTTDTMKRIEMLVKANVDAVVVDTAHGHSKGVIDTVREIREAYPNLNIIAGNVATAEATRELYEAGADVVKVGIGPGSICTTRVVAGVGVPQITAVYDCAAEARKHGKAVIADGGIKYSGDIVKALAAGGHVVMLGSLLAGTSESPGETEIFQGRRFKVYRGMGSVGAMEQGSKDRYFQEDAKKFVPEGIEGRIPYKGPLSDTIYQLIGGIRSGMGYCGSKNLHALRENAQFIKMTGAGLRESHPHDVQITKESPNYSL is encoded by the coding sequence ATGTGGGAAACTAAATTTGCTAAAGAAGGTCTGACCTTCGATGATGTTCTTTTAATGCCAGCCAAATCAGAAGTATTGCCTCGTGATGTCGATTTGCGAGTAGAGTTGACACCGACGCTGAAATTAAACATTCCAATCATCAGTGCAGGAATGGATACGGTTACCGAAGCAGAAATGGCGATTTCAATCGCACGCCAAGGAGGGCTTGGCGTTATTCATAAAAATATGAGCATTGAACAGCAGGCCGAACAGGTGGATAAGGTGAAACGTTCAGAAAGCGGCGTCATCACAGATCCGTTTTTCCTGACTCCTGAGCATCAGGTTTTTGATGCAGAACATTTAATGGGGAAATACCGAATTTCCGGTGTTCCGATCGTCAATAATTTGGAGGAGCAAAAGCTTGTCGGGATTATTACGAACCGCGATCTTCGATTTATCCAGGATTATTCGATCCCCATTCAAGAAGTGATGACAAAAGCAAATTTAGTGACTGCTCCAGTCGGTACGACCCTTTTGGACGCGGAAAAAATCCTTCAAAAGTATAAGATAGAGAAATTGCCGATTGTAGATAATGCCGGGGTTCTTAAAGGACTCATCACCATCAAGGATATCGAAAAAGTAATTGAGTTCCCGAACTCAGCAAAGGATGAGCACGGACGTTTGCTTGTCGGGGCTGCAGTCGGTGTGACGACAGATACGATGAAACGCATTGAAATGCTCGTAAAAGCAAATGTAGATGCCGTTGTTGTCGATACTGCCCATGGACATTCAAAAGGCGTCATTGACACTGTACGCGAAATCAGGGAAGCTTATCCAAACCTCAATATCATTGCTGGGAATGTTGCAACGGCTGAAGCTACAAGGGAATTGTACGAAGCTGGCGCCGATGTTGTGAAGGTCGGAATCGGGCCGGGGTCCATTTGTACAACCCGGGTTGTTGCCGGGGTCGGTGTTCCGCAAATCACGGCAGTATATGATTGTGCTGCGGAAGCAAGGAAACATGGAAAAGCCGTCATTGCAGATGGAGGAATCAAGTATTCCGGGGATATCGTCAAAGCACTTGCTGCTGGCGGCCATGTCGTCATGCTCGGCAGCTTGTTGGCAGGAACTTCCGAAAGCCCTGGCGAAACAGAAATTTTCCAAGGAAGACGATTCAAGGTTTATCGGGGAATGGGATCTGTTGGCGCAATGGAGCAAGGTTCAAAAGACCGCTATTTCCAAGAAGATGCGAAAAAATTCGTTCCAGAAGGCATCGAAGGACGCATTCCATACAAAGGTCCATTGTCCGATACGATTTATCAGCTAATCGGTGGCATCCGTTCAGGAATGGGATACTGTGGATCGAAAAACCTGCATGCCCTTCGTGAAAATGCCCAATTTATTAAAATGACCGGGGCAGGATTAAGGGAAAGTCATCCACACGACGTCCAAATCACAAAAGAATCACCAAATTATTCTTTATAA
- a CDS encoding D-alanyl-D-alanine carboxypeptidase family protein, with protein sequence MVTLLALGIVQKPASAAPAINVNADAAILVEASTGKVLYEKNADVAHGIASMTKMMTEYLLLESVKEGKVKWDQKYSVPADISGMSHNTSLSNVPLRNGGQYTIKDLYHAMAIDSANAAAIAIGQTIGGTKENFVKMMNAKAKELGLKNYHFVNATGLNNRDYSGPGYNLPIVGGKEEENVMSAKDVATLAYRLVNDYPEVLETSSVPQMKFAEGTEDEFLMHNWIKMLDPNSKVYYEGLDGLKTGTTDFAGPCFTGTAKRNGVRFISVVMNVKHDPTVDSYTARFNATEKILNYAFSNFSIKEILPKNAALKNSKTLPVAKGKEKSVKIETNAPVKMVVQNGKDDQYKPKFVVDKKKLTDEDKLTAPVKKGEKVGYVTLESKDKNDLGYLPNAGKSSAQVSVVTKENVEKANWFVLSMRAIGGFFADIWHGVTSTVKSWF encoded by the coding sequence ATGGTAACGCTGCTGGCTTTGGGCATTGTGCAAAAGCCTGCGAGTGCAGCGCCTGCAATCAATGTCAATGCAGATGCTGCCATCTTGGTTGAGGCAAGCACAGGGAAAGTCCTATATGAAAAAAATGCGGATGTCGCTCATGGAATCGCCAGCATGACCAAAATGATGACCGAGTATTTGTTATTGGAATCGGTAAAAGAAGGAAAAGTCAAATGGGATCAAAAATATTCTGTTCCAGCAGATATTTCCGGCATGTCCCATAATACATCCTTAAGCAACGTGCCATTGCGAAATGGCGGACAATATACGATCAAAGACCTTTATCATGCGATGGCGATCGATTCAGCCAATGCGGCAGCGATTGCGATCGGTCAAACGATCGGGGGAACAAAAGAGAATTTTGTTAAAATGATGAATGCCAAGGCGAAGGAACTTGGCTTGAAAAATTATCACTTTGTAAATGCTACCGGTTTAAATAACCGTGATTATAGCGGTCCTGGATATAACCTACCGATCGTAGGAGGAAAAGAAGAAGAAAACGTCATGTCAGCAAAAGATGTAGCCACTTTGGCCTATCGATTGGTGAATGATTATCCGGAAGTGTTGGAAACATCCAGCGTTCCTCAAATGAAGTTTGCTGAAGGGACAGAAGATGAGTTCCTTATGCATAACTGGATTAAAATGCTTGATCCAAACTCTAAGGTTTATTATGAAGGATTGGATGGGCTTAAAACAGGTACGACTGATTTCGCAGGTCCATGCTTTACCGGTACAGCGAAAAGAAACGGCGTTCGTTTCATATCTGTCGTCATGAATGTGAAGCATGATCCAACGGTCGATTCCTATACTGCCCGTTTTAATGCAACAGAAAAGATTTTAAATTACGCTTTCTCTAATTTTTCCATCAAGGAAATCCTTCCGAAAAACGCAGCGTTGAAAAATAGCAAAACGCTCCCTGTTGCGAAAGGAAAAGAAAAGTCTGTTAAAATCGAAACCAATGCTCCAGTCAAAATGGTTGTCCAAAATGGAAAGGACGATCAATATAAGCCGAAATTCGTCGTGGATAAGAAGAAATTGACGGATGAGGACAAGCTTACAGCTCCAGTGAAAAAAGGTGAAAAAGTCGGATATGTAACATTGGAATCCAAGGATAAAAATGATTTGGGATACCTTCCGAATGCAGGTAAATCTTCAGCACAAGTTTCCGTTGTCACAAAGGAAAATGTTGAAAAAGCAAACTGGTTTGTACTATCCATGCGTGCAATCGGCGGTTTCTTCGCAGATATTTGGCACGGCGTAACATCCACAGTTAAAAGTTGGTTCTAA
- the pdxS gene encoding pyridoxal 5'-phosphate synthase lyase subunit PdxS, whose translation MKTGTDRVKRGMAEMQKGGVIMDVVNAEQAKIAEEAGAVAVMALERVPSDIRAAGGVARMADPRIVEEVMGAVTIPVMAKARIGHIVEARVLEAMGVDYLDESEVLTPADEEFHLNKKDYTVPFVCGCRDLGEASRRIGEGASMLRTKGEPGTGNIVEAVRHMRKVNAQVRKVVSMNEDELMTEAKLLGAPYEVLLEIKRNGRLPVVNFAAGGIATPADAALMMQLGADGVFVGSGIFKSENPEKFARAIVEATTHYQDYKLIAELSKGLGVAMKGIEISSLTPEMRMQDRGW comes from the coding sequence ATGAAAACAGGTACAGATCGTGTTAAAAGAGGAATGGCCGAAATGCAAAAAGGCGGCGTCATCATGGATGTCGTGAATGCTGAGCAAGCCAAGATCGCTGAAGAAGCAGGCGCAGTCGCAGTCATGGCATTGGAACGGGTACCATCTGATATCCGTGCAGCAGGCGGCGTAGCCCGTATGGCAGATCCTCGAATTGTCGAAGAAGTAATGGGAGCCGTTACGATTCCTGTTATGGCAAAGGCGCGCATCGGGCATATTGTCGAAGCTCGTGTTTTAGAAGCGATGGGCGTTGATTACTTGGATGAAAGTGAAGTTTTGACTCCTGCGGATGAAGAATTCCACTTGAATAAAAAAGATTATACCGTCCCGTTTGTTTGTGGGTGCCGTGATCTAGGTGAGGCTTCCCGCCGCATCGGGGAAGGCGCATCCATGCTTCGCACAAAAGGCGAGCCGGGTACTGGAAATATTGTTGAAGCTGTTCGTCACATGAGAAAGGTCAATGCACAAGTTCGAAAGGTCGTAAGTATGAATGAAGATGAATTAATGACAGAAGCAAAGCTTTTGGGTGCACCTTACGAAGTCTTGCTGGAAATCAAACGCAATGGCCGTTTGCCGGTGGTCAACTTTGCAGCCGGCGGTATCGCCACTCCAGCCGATGCAGCGTTAATGATGCAATTGGGTGCTGACGGCGTTTTTGTTGGATCTGGTATCTTCAAGTCTGAAAATCCAGAGAAATTCGCACGTGCCATTGTGGAAGCGACTACCCACTACCAAGATTACAAGCTGATTGCTGAACTATCCAAAGGTCTTGGCGTAGCGATGAAAGGAATCGAAATTTCATCTCTTACACCTGAAATGCGCATGCAGGACCGTGGATGGTAA